Proteins encoded in a region of the Procambarus clarkii isolate CNS0578487 chromosome 28, FALCON_Pclarkii_2.0, whole genome shotgun sequence genome:
- the LOC123755173 gene encoding cuticle protein AMP1A-like, whose amino-acid sequence MKFVILAALAAVATAAPQGGYAAPAAPSRYSESSEEIPILRDDRIHEEDGRYNFDVETGNGITLSQSGSPDGPEGAVVKSGSYSYTAPDGTPVRVTFVANENGYQPQSDLLPVAPEFPHPIPQFVLDQIAFAAAEDAAAARSGPSASYGAPQ is encoded by the exons ATGAAGTTT GTGATTCTCGCCGCTCTGGCCGCCGTGGCCACCGCTGCCCCCCAGGGGGGTTACGCCGCCCCAGCCGCTCCTTCTCGCTACAGTGAGTCTAGCGAGGAAATCCCCATCCTGAGGGACGACCGTATCCACGAAGAGGATGGCAGGTACAACTTCGATGTCGAGACTGGCAATGGCATCACGTTGTCCCAGTCTGGCTCTCCCGACGGTCCCGAAGGCGCTGTAGTCAAGTCCGGAAGCTATTC CTACACTGCTCCTGATGGCACACCCGTTCGTGTGACATTCGTTGCCAACGAGAACGGCTACCAGCCCCAGTCTGACCTGCTACCAGTGGCTCCTGAGTTCCCCCACCCAATCCCCCAGTTTGTGCTGGACCAAATCGCCTTCGCTGCTGCAGAAGACGCTGCTGCTGCACGCTCCGGTCCCTCTGCCAGCTACGGTGCTCCTCAGTAA